One Lutzomyia longipalpis isolate SR_M1_2022 chromosome 4, ASM2433408v1 DNA segment encodes these proteins:
- the LOC129795696 gene encoding DNA-directed RNA polymerase III subunit RPC8, which translates to MFVLSELKDTVRIAPELFNLKLPEAIKDEINRKLANKVLYNVGLCIALQNIVSLGDSIILPGDGASHTEVIFRYIVFRPIIGEVITGKIRSCSREGVHITLGFFDDILIPPAVLQHPSRFEETEQAWVWEYPLEDGGKHDLFMDIGENIKFRVTGENFEEASPVGGQTAEKNNLPSMSSSSTGDVSKTPYKIFGAINESGLGLLSWWAHDNANAEDDEGDEESQDNENT; encoded by the exons ATGTTTGTCCTTTCGGAATTGAAGGATACAGTACGAATAGCTCCGGAGCTATTTAATTTGAAGCTCCCAGAAGCAATCAAGGATGAAATAAACAGGAAACTAGCCAACAAA GTCCTTTACAACGTAGGTCTCTGCATAGCTTTGCAGAATATTGTTTCGTTGGGGGATTCAATTATCCTCCCTGGGGATGGGGCATCGCACACCGAAGTCATCTTCCGGTATATAGTCTTCCGTCCAATTATTGGGGAAGTCATCACGGGGAAGATTCGTAGCTGTAGCCGCGAAGGGGTGCATATTACTCTGGGATTCTTCGATGACATCCTCATCCCACCAGCTGTTCTGCAGCATCCATCGCGCTTTGAGGAGACAGAACAGGCGTGGGTGTGGGAGTACCCCCTCGAGGATGGTGGGAAGCATGATCTCTTCATGGATATTGGCGAGAATATCAAGTTCCGCGTGACAGGAGAGAATTTCGAGGAAGCATCCCCAGTGGGTGGGCAGACGGCGGAGAAGAACAATCTCCCAAGTATGTCATCCTCATCAACAGGAGACGTCAGTAAGACGCCGTACAAAATCTTTGGAGCCATCAATGAATCCGGATTGGGTCTTCTCTCATGGTGGGCACACGACAATGCAAACGCTGAGGACGACGAAGGTGATGAGGAATCGCAGGACAATGAAAATACATGA
- the LOC129794436 gene encoding zinc finger protein 236-like, whose amino-acid sequence MERNPLEINDDDDIVFIHSTIPTRFETKLNLNLVSSDSSSASSSSEDESSSDFPDNQDPVGSPSSQHGANDDADITEECTVMEPKVELSQSPSPTAEYTDEEEKPKIRVKVKKEKDAAEEESIEATAEVKDEKTELPKKSNPLSVKMRTYNSARKEKNNVMKRSGPNKYHCQYCAKGWMHLETLERHMSKQHQDMLAENGNTCKLCKSKFRDSQLLMCHIKTHNQRFNCAVCGRRFSTQKFLDIHINMHFHEQDYPCELCHLGFSTSPELKEHYSWHEAEIN is encoded by the coding sequence atggaaagaaatccTCTGGAAATCAACGATGATGACGACATTGTCTTCATCCATTCAACAATCCCAACGAGATTTGAGACAAAGCTCAATCTAAATTTGGTATCCAGCGACAGTAGTAGTGCCAGTAGTAGCAGTGAAGATGAATCTTCCTCGGATTTTCCTGATAATCAGGATCCTGTTGGCTCGCCCTCATCGCAACATGGAGCAAATGATGATGCAGATATAACAGAAGAATGCACCGTGATGGAACCAAAGGTGGAACTATCGCAATCTCCAAGCCCTACTGCTGAATACACCGACGAGGAAGAGAAGCCAAAAATCCGCgtaaaggtgaaaaaggaaaaggatGCCGCAGAAGAGGAGTCAATAGAAGCCACGGCGGAAGTGAAGGATGAGAAAACAGAACTACCGAAGAAGAGTAACCCGCTATCGGTGAAGATGCGAACGTACAACTCTGCCCGGAAGGAGAAGAATAATGTGATGAAGAGATCCGGACCCAATAAGTATCACTGTCAGTACTGCGCCAAGGGATGGATGCACCTCGAGACGCTGGAGAGGCACATGTCGAAGCAACATCAAGACATGCTAGCTGAGAATGGAAACACCTGCAAGCTGTGCAAGAGCAAGTTCCGGGATTCACAGCTACTAATGTGCCACATTAAGACGCACAATCAGCGCTTCAACTGTGCCGTCTGCGGGAGACGCTTCTCAACGCAGAAATTCCTGGATATTCACATCAATATGCACTTTCATGAGCAAGACTACCCCTGTGAGCTGTGTCACCTCGGCTTTAGCACATCTCCCGAACTGAAGGAACACTACAGCTGG